A single window of Streptomyces xanthii DNA harbors:
- a CDS encoding GTP-binding protein: MDSVVSDVTELLEEEEQLQAWQTDRTRAPIATKIVVAGGFGVGKTTLVTAVSEIQPLQTEALMTRASEDTDDLSATPDKATTTVAMDFGRITLDDDLVLYLFGTPGQQRFWFMWDDLVRGAIGAVVLADTRRLSDCFPALDYFESCGLPYVVAVNHFDGSEEFEPDDVREALTVPPHVPVLVMDARRRISVIETLLSLVGHALDATPA, translated from the coding sequence GTGGACTCCGTCGTCTCTGACGTCACCGAACTCCTCGAAGAAGAGGAGCAGTTGCAGGCCTGGCAGACCGACAGGACCCGGGCCCCGATCGCCACGAAGATCGTCGTGGCGGGCGGGTTCGGCGTCGGCAAGACCACCCTGGTGACCGCCGTCTCGGAGATCCAGCCCCTCCAGACGGAGGCGCTGATGACCCGGGCCAGCGAGGACACGGACGATCTGTCCGCGACCCCCGACAAGGCCACCACGACCGTCGCCATGGACTTCGGCCGCATCACGCTCGACGACGACCTGGTCCTGTACCTGTTCGGCACGCCGGGCCAGCAGCGGTTCTGGTTCATGTGGGACGACCTGGTGCGCGGCGCGATCGGCGCCGTCGTCCTGGCCGACACCCGCCGGCTGTCCGACTGCTTCCCGGCCCTCGACTACTTCGAGAGCTGCGGGCTGCCCTACGTCGTCGCCGTCAACCACTTCGACGGCTCCGAGGAGTTCGAGCCGGACGACGTGCGCGAGGCGCTCACCGTGCCGCCGCACGTCCCCGTCCTGGTCATGGACGCGCGCCGCCGCATATCCGTGATCGAGACGCTGCTCTCGCTGGTCGGCCACGCGCTCGACGCGACCCCCGCCTAG
- a CDS encoding DUF742 domain-containing protein, with product MTPGSTSTGKLPVRGSDRKAARVRPYSLTGGRTRFGHVLLVETFVAALEAPEQHLEIGKGTLAGVMPEMRAIVELCRRMRTVAEIAALLKMPLGVVRVLLSDLADQGKIRVYGTGHGPGQPDRALLERVLSGLRRL from the coding sequence ATGACACCCGGCAGTACGAGCACCGGCAAACTCCCCGTACGCGGATCCGACCGCAAGGCCGCCCGCGTCCGCCCCTACTCCCTGACCGGCGGCCGCACCCGCTTCGGGCACGTGCTGCTCGTCGAGACGTTCGTCGCCGCCCTCGAAGCGCCCGAACAGCACCTCGAAATAGGGAAGGGCACGCTCGCGGGCGTCATGCCGGAGATGCGGGCCATCGTGGAGCTGTGCCGCCGCATGCGCACGGTCGCCGAGATCGCGGCGCTCCTCAAGATGCCCCTCGGTGTGGTCCGCGTCCTCCTGAGCGACCTCGCCGACCAGGGAAAGATCCGTGTGTACGGAACCGGTCACGGCCCGGGACAGCCGGACCGCGCGCTGCTCGAAAGGGTGCTGAGTGGACTCCGTCGTCTCTGA
- a CDS encoding Imm50 family immunity protein, producing the protein MPSHYLSVRNSDLLTPLYGTAPLSLASLRLRSVHLDWRGPALTLRLDLPAPSLPLPEEWAVAGVDSVQGHLQFLAVANLELDGWDPPVLASFALTELGGGERRMRVEVSAGEGPPFLRFTSHTDVLAGHLSGFRAGPGGVDSGPHLFRGPLDAKRHSTVPDPSEKTFYERL; encoded by the coding sequence CAACAGCGACCTCCTCACCCCGCTCTACGGCACCGCCCCACTCTCCCTGGCCTCCCTCCGCCTCCGCTCCGTGCACCTCGACTGGCGTGGGCCCGCCCTGACCCTGCGGCTCGATCTGCCCGCGCCTTCCCTGCCGTTGCCGGAGGAGTGGGCGGTCGCCGGGGTCGACAGCGTGCAGGGGCACTTGCAGTTTCTCGCCGTGGCGAATCTGGAGTTGGACGGGTGGGATCCGCCGGTTCTCGCGTCGTTCGCACTGACGGAGCTCGGTGGCGGCGAGCGCCGGATGCGGGTCGAGGTCTCGGCCGGCGAGGGGCCGCCCTTCCTGCGGTTCACCAGTCACACCGACGTACTGGCCGGGCACCTCAGCGGGTTCCGGGCCGGGCCCGGTGGGGTGGACAGCGGGCCGCACCTCTTCCGCGGCCCCCTCGACGCGAAGCGTCATTCCACCGTCCCCGACCCCAGCGAGAAGACCTTCTATGAACGGCTCTGA
- a CDS encoding roadblock/LC7 domain-containing protein, translating to MTAPTPVSSALSSAARNLHWLLTNLVEEVPGLLSVAVVSSDGLLLLSSDPGHNTERTADHSGGPKGSSADLATIVSGVGSLTIGAAKLMDGGGVKQTMVAMEEGSLFVMSISDGSLLGVHATPDCDMSVVAYHMALFVGRAGHVLTPELRSELRQSMESTR from the coding sequence TTGACTGCGCCCACCCCTGTATCCAGCGCACTCAGCAGCGCAGCGCGCAATCTGCACTGGCTGCTGACCAATCTGGTCGAGGAGGTGCCAGGGCTGCTCTCCGTCGCGGTCGTCTCGTCCGACGGGCTGCTCCTGCTCTCCTCCGACCCGGGGCACAACACCGAGAGGACCGCTGACCACAGCGGCGGCCCCAAGGGTTCCAGCGCCGACCTGGCCACGATCGTGTCCGGCGTCGGCAGCCTCACCATCGGCGCCGCCAAGCTGATGGACGGCGGGGGCGTCAAGCAGACCATGGTGGCCATGGAGGAGGGCTCCCTCTTCGTCATGTCCATCAGCGACGGTTCTCTGCTCGGCGTGCACGCCACCCCGGACTGCGACATGAGCGTCGTCGCGTACCACATGGCGCTCTTCGTCGGCCGTGCCGGGCATGTCCTCACCCCCGAACTCCGCAGCGAACTGCGCCAGTCGATGGAGAGCACCCGATGA
- a CDS encoding C40 family peptidase, with amino-acid sequence MSGRLVRWVCTAAVAAAVLQPVPAGAAPGPDDTGQERPVAELLTDLQRLYREAEEATEAYNATEEKLKERKKAAEDLSEKLARARGELSRSRVAAGRMARDQYQGSSDISPYVRLLLARDPQQALDQGHVLRRAAREQQAAIARLVGREKKTDGLATTARAALDRQMQLTEKKRKERDAVQGRLKEVEELLVSLSADQLAELARLEKKGTADAQREFVASGALSSTPRSPSKAGDAALSYAVEQIGKPYVWGAEGPDAYDCSGLTSQAWAHAGRTIPRTSQEQWAQLRRVPIGELRPGDLVVYFPEATHVAMYLGDGMVVQAPRPGAKVKVSPIAANPVLGAVRPDPGADPMSGYRAPALPEGATDGDDTGYSDPGAPPSLTE; translated from the coding sequence GTGTCAGGCAGGCTGGTGCGGTGGGTGTGCACGGCGGCCGTCGCGGCGGCGGTGCTCCAGCCGGTTCCCGCGGGCGCGGCGCCCGGACCGGACGACACCGGGCAGGAGCGGCCGGTGGCCGAACTGCTGACGGATCTTCAGCGGCTGTACCGGGAGGCCGAGGAGGCCACCGAGGCGTACAACGCCACCGAGGAGAAGCTGAAGGAGCGGAAGAAGGCCGCGGAGGATCTCAGCGAGAAGCTGGCCCGGGCCCGGGGGGAGCTGAGCCGCAGCCGGGTCGCGGCCGGGCGGATGGCGCGGGACCAGTACCAGGGCAGCAGCGACATCTCCCCGTACGTACGGCTGCTGCTGGCCCGCGATCCGCAGCAGGCCCTCGATCAGGGGCACGTGCTGCGGCGCGCGGCGAGGGAGCAGCAGGCGGCGATCGCCCGGCTGGTCGGGCGGGAGAAGAAGACCGACGGGCTCGCCACGACCGCCCGGGCCGCCCTCGACCGCCAGATGCAGCTCACGGAGAAGAAGCGGAAAGAGCGGGACGCCGTGCAGGGGCGGCTCAAGGAGGTCGAGGAGCTGCTCGTCTCCCTCAGCGCCGATCAGCTCGCCGAGCTGGCGCGGCTGGAGAAGAAGGGGACCGCGGACGCGCAGCGGGAGTTCGTGGCGTCCGGGGCGCTGAGCTCCACCCCGCGCTCCCCGTCGAAGGCCGGTGACGCGGCGCTCTCGTACGCCGTCGAGCAGATCGGGAAGCCGTACGTGTGGGGCGCCGAGGGGCCGGACGCGTACGACTGCTCGGGGCTCACCTCGCAGGCCTGGGCGCACGCGGGCCGGACGATCCCGCGGACCTCGCAGGAGCAGTGGGCGCAGCTGCGCCGGGTGCCGATCGGCGAGCTGCGGCCCGGGGACCTCGTCGTGTACTTCCCGGAGGCGACGCACGTGGCGATGTACCTCGGCGACGGGATGGTGGTGCAGGCGCCACGCCCCGGGGCGAAGGTCAAGGTGTCGCCGATCGCGGCGAACCCGGTGCTCGGGGCGGTCCGGCCGGACCCCGGCGCGGACCCGATGTCCGGCTACCGGGCGCCGGCCCTGCCGGAGGGGGCGACGGACGGCGACGACACCGGGTACTCCGACCCGGGTGCGCCGCCGTCCCTCACCGAGTGA
- a CDS encoding styrene monooxygenase/indole monooxygenase family protein yields MSRKILVVGAGQSGLQLALGLQSHGYEVTLMSNRTADEIRSGRVMSTQCMFHTSLQHERDLQLNFWETQAPKIEGLGVSVAAPGSHDPGPTQRAIDWVGKLDGIAQSVDQRVKMAGWMETFAQRGGQLVIHGAAVSDLDYFARTYDLVLVSAGKGELVSMFGRDASRSPYTEPQRALAVAYVHGLGPRPEHPDFEAVRCNIVPGVGELFVMPTLTTSGRADILFWEGVPGGPVDAFKGVKDPSEHLALTLELMEKFLPWEYARATKVELTDANGTLAGRYAPTVRNPIGRLPSGGAVLGVADVVVANDPITGQGSNSASKCAAAYLSSIVEHGDKPFDEEWMQSTFDRYWDTAQHVTKWTNTMLQAPPEHVLNLLGAAGQLQPAADRFANGFNDPADFENFFYEPAKTEAYLASLTQ; encoded by the coding sequence ATGTCGCGGAAGATACTCGTCGTCGGAGCCGGCCAGTCCGGTCTCCAGCTCGCCCTGGGCCTGCAGTCCCACGGGTACGAGGTCACTCTGATGTCCAACCGCACCGCCGACGAGATCCGCTCCGGCCGGGTCATGTCGACGCAGTGCATGTTCCACACCTCGCTCCAGCACGAGCGCGACCTGCAGCTCAACTTCTGGGAGACCCAGGCCCCGAAGATCGAGGGCCTCGGCGTCTCCGTCGCCGCGCCCGGCTCGCACGACCCGGGCCCCACCCAGCGGGCCATCGACTGGGTCGGCAAGCTCGACGGCATCGCGCAGTCCGTCGACCAGCGCGTGAAGATGGCCGGCTGGATGGAGACCTTCGCCCAGCGCGGCGGCCAGCTCGTCATCCACGGCGCCGCCGTCTCCGACCTCGACTACTTCGCCCGCACCTACGACCTGGTGCTGGTCTCGGCCGGCAAGGGCGAGCTCGTCTCCATGTTCGGCCGCGACGCCTCCCGCTCCCCGTACACGGAGCCGCAGCGCGCCCTCGCCGTCGCCTACGTGCACGGTCTCGGCCCGCGCCCCGAGCACCCCGACTTCGAAGCGGTCCGCTGCAACATCGTGCCGGGCGTCGGCGAGCTCTTCGTCATGCCGACCCTCACCACCTCGGGCCGCGCCGACATCCTGTTCTGGGAGGGCGTCCCCGGCGGCCCCGTGGACGCGTTCAAGGGCGTCAAGGACCCCTCCGAGCACCTCGCGCTCACGCTGGAGCTGATGGAGAAGTTCCTGCCGTGGGAGTACGCCCGCGCCACGAAGGTCGAGCTGACCGACGCCAACGGCACGCTCGCCGGCCGCTACGCGCCGACCGTCCGCAACCCGATCGGCCGGCTGCCCTCGGGCGGCGCGGTCCTCGGCGTCGCCGACGTGGTCGTCGCCAACGACCCGATCACCGGCCAGGGCTCCAACTCGGCCTCCAAGTGCGCCGCCGCGTACCTCTCCTCCATCGTCGAGCACGGTGACAAGCCGTTCGACGAGGAGTGGATGCAGTCCACGTTCGACCGCTACTGGGACACCGCGCAGCACGTCACCAAGTGGACGAACACGATGCTCCAGGCCCCGCCGGAGCACGTCCTCAACCTGCTCGGCGCCGCCGGCCAGCTCCAGCCGGCCGCCGACCGCTTCGCCAACGGGTTCAACGACCCGGCCGACTTCGAGAACTTCTTCTACGAGCCGGCCAAGACCGAGGCGTACCTCGCGTCGCTGACGCAGTAG
- a CDS encoding nitrate- and nitrite sensing domain-containing protein: MTPAPTPPAPPVGKGRKARVRNRLIVAVAVVAAAIAGAAAPALLTASAQVGESQGLVDDAQRTQSALALSRSLADERDEVTAFIAAGRPEGKGLSEERSGRVDRQVEELRADAEGSLRRTLDEIAAVRRAALTGKDTALKANAAYSAAIAGLHRLAEDLADSTPARAGAGVRAFADLDRAVEQASAARGLLLAAYAVPRPTSTTTVLDPVTGLPKTVVSDAAGGGAEERDGLTAAAQLAQVRSQAALDDFRESAPAAAVTSYDSTVTGPEVERADKYLAALTDAPTLSAAELEYSSKKVDDALTARVDQMRGAEAALGDQRIKALEQLRDDDVTALEIRFALAGFCLLAAVGFAMGTARSLTRPLAVLRIGSARLAAEPGTEEPMKFTGRNDEFAQVVRSVNALHAHALALHERLGSLESDRKHLIGERQRMADDRDALRADREALRTELAEAAERLDKARHSIHGTFVNLALRTLGLVERQLGVIEGLEEREQDPERLGTLFKLDHFATVMRRHSENLLVLAGAEHGQQHAGSVPLVDVVRAAVSEIERYERVRIAALPPHAHVAGFAADDLSHLVAELLENATSFSPPDATVEVSGWLLENGEVMLSVQDEGIGMAEDRMRELNARLSAFTAEQAHDPADADGLGLGLYVVARLAARHGIRVRLREQKQGGVAAVAVLPTALLAAAPVVSAPPAVPVPGGAPAVHLPGSEAEANSNVLDGRSADGSEGADPLIAAAEQAVRKAETTEPAAPAEPTEQSEPVERPAETTMELMAPVPAPAPVATGESDAHERTPDETATTTGVLTATPALAEPEADPEPEAAPAPAPQAANETHDRPEPDHAPEPATAEVPAQRTPVSEPAPQRLTDKGLPKRTPKAAAQAPAAKPRTGSVDADALRRRLGGFHRGAQEGRKDVAAEIEERIGEAKGDTAEEASS; the protein is encoded by the coding sequence CTGACGCCCGCCCCGACGCCCCCGGCCCCGCCGGTCGGCAAGGGCCGCAAGGCCCGGGTGCGCAACCGGCTGATCGTCGCCGTCGCCGTGGTCGCCGCCGCGATCGCCGGCGCCGCCGCCCCCGCGCTCCTCACCGCGTCCGCCCAGGTGGGCGAGTCCCAGGGCCTCGTCGACGACGCGCAGCGCACGCAGAGCGCCCTCGCCCTGTCCCGCTCCCTGGCCGACGAGCGCGACGAGGTCACCGCCTTCATCGCCGCCGGACGCCCCGAGGGCAAGGGCCTCAGCGAGGAGCGCAGCGGCCGGGTCGACCGCCAGGTCGAGGAGCTGCGCGCCGACGCCGAGGGCTCGCTGCGCCGCACCCTCGACGAGATCGCCGCCGTCCGCCGCGCCGCCCTCACCGGCAAGGACACCGCCCTCAAGGCGAACGCCGCGTACTCCGCCGCCATCGCCGGCCTGCACCGGCTCGCCGAGGACCTCGCCGACAGCACGCCCGCCCGGGCCGGCGCGGGCGTCCGCGCCTTCGCCGACCTGGACCGTGCCGTCGAGCAGGCCTCCGCCGCCCGCGGCCTCCTGCTCGCCGCGTACGCGGTGCCCCGGCCCACCTCGACCACGACGGTCCTCGACCCCGTCACCGGGCTGCCCAAGACCGTCGTCTCGGACGCGGCGGGCGGCGGCGCCGAGGAGCGGGACGGACTCACCGCCGCCGCCCAGCTCGCCCAGGTCCGCTCGCAGGCCGCGCTCGACGACTTCCGCGAGTCCGCCCCGGCCGCCGCGGTCACCTCGTACGACTCGACGGTCACCGGGCCCGAGGTCGAGCGGGCCGACAAGTACCTCGCCGCGCTCACCGACGCCCCCACGCTGTCTGCCGCCGAACTGGAGTACAGCAGCAAGAAGGTCGACGACGCGCTCACCGCCCGGGTCGACCAGATGCGGGGCGCCGAGGCCGCCCTCGGCGACCAGCGGATCAAGGCCCTGGAGCAGCTGCGCGACGACGACGTCACCGCGCTCGAGATCCGCTTCGCCCTGGCCGGCTTCTGCCTGCTCGCCGCCGTCGGCTTCGCGATGGGCACCGCCCGCTCGCTGACCCGGCCGCTGGCCGTGCTGCGGATCGGCTCCGCTCGCCTGGCCGCGGAGCCGGGCACCGAGGAGCCGATGAAGTTCACCGGGCGCAACGACGAGTTCGCCCAGGTCGTCCGCTCCGTCAACGCCCTGCACGCGCACGCGCTCGCCCTCCACGAGCGGCTCGGCAGCCTCGAGTCCGACCGCAAGCACCTCATCGGCGAGCGGCAGCGGATGGCCGACGACCGCGACGCGCTGCGCGCCGACCGCGAGGCCCTGCGCACCGAGCTCGCCGAGGCCGCCGAGCGCCTGGACAAGGCCCGCCACTCCATCCACGGCACCTTCGTCAACCTCGCCCTGCGCACCCTCGGCCTCGTCGAGCGCCAGCTCGGCGTCATCGAGGGCCTGGAGGAGCGCGAGCAGGACCCCGAGCGCCTCGGCACCCTGTTCAAGCTCGACCACTTCGCCACCGTCATGCGCCGGCACAGCGAGAACCTCCTGGTCCTCGCCGGTGCCGAGCACGGCCAGCAGCACGCGGGCTCCGTCCCGCTGGTCGACGTCGTCCGTGCCGCCGTCTCCGAGATCGAGCGGTACGAGCGGGTCCGGATCGCCGCGCTGCCGCCGCACGCGCACGTCGCCGGGTTCGCCGCCGACGACCTCAGCCACCTCGTCGCCGAACTCCTGGAGAACGCGACCTCGTTCTCGCCGCCGGACGCCACCGTCGAGGTCTCCGGCTGGCTCCTGGAGAACGGCGAGGTCATGCTCTCCGTCCAGGACGAGGGCATCGGCATGGCCGAGGACCGGATGCGGGAGCTCAACGCGCGGCTGTCCGCCTTCACCGCGGAGCAGGCCCACGACCCGGCGGACGCCGACGGCCTCGGGCTCGGCCTCTACGTCGTCGCGCGGCTCGCCGCACGGCACGGCATCCGGGTCCGGCTGCGCGAGCAGAAGCAGGGCGGTGTCGCCGCCGTCGCCGTGCTGCCCACCGCGCTGCTCGCCGCCGCGCCCGTCGTGTCTGCGCCGCCGGCCGTGCCGGTGCCGGGCGGCGCCCCGGCCGTGCACCTGCCCGGCTCCGAGGCCGAGGCCAACTCCAACGTCCTGGACGGGCGCAGCGCCGACGGCTCCGAGGGTGCGGATCCGCTCATCGCGGCGGCCGAGCAGGCCGTGCGCAAGGCGGAGACCACCGAGCCCGCCGCGCCCGCCGAGCCCACGGAGCAGTCCGAGCCCGTGGAGCGTCCGGCCGAGACCACGATGGAGCTCATGGCTCCGGTACCGGCCCCCGCGCCCGTGGCCACCGGCGAGTCCGACGCGCACGAGCGCACCCCGGACGAGACCGCGACCACCACCGGGGTCCTGACCGCGACTCCGGCGCTCGCCGAGCCCGAAGCCGACCCCGAGCCCGAAGCCGCGCCGGCTCCCGCGCCCCAGGCCGCGAACGAGACCCATGACCGGCCGGAGCCCGACCACGCTCCCGAGCCGGCCACCGCCGAGGTGCCCGCGCAGCGCACCCCCGTGTCCGAGCCGGCGCCCCAGCGCCTCACGGACAAGGGCCTGCCCAAGCGCACCCCGAAGGCCGCAGCCCAGGCTCCCGCCGCGAAGCCGCGCACCGGCTCCGTGGACGCGGACGCGCTGCGCCGCCGGCTCGGCGGATTCCACCGGGGGGCGCAGGAAGGCCGCAAGGACGTCGCGGCCGAGATCGAAGAACGTATCGGAGAAGCCAAGGGGGACACCGCCGAGGAGGCAAGCAGTTGA